The Clostridium septicum genome contains a region encoding:
- a CDS encoding flagellar hook-basal body complex protein — protein MLRTLWTGKSGMISNQERLDVISNNLANSTTVGYKKVEIGFRDLLMESLDRKGVPLNNKESEIGTGVRTSDWFRNDSQGNLLATTKPTDVAIDGNGYFKIIAPDGEIAYTRDGALSIDGYNRLVDNRGNKLEINFLPGFSEDNVKFTKDNFVIDKSGQLFINEQGTLKQVGEIPLYTAVGDKAFMSIGDNLFKPMPGSEVIRASDFNLYQGKLEASNVDIATEFADMIITQRAFELNSRGVKTADEMWGMVNNLRSK, from the coding sequence ATGTTAAGAACTTTATGGACAGGAAAAAGTGGAATGATATCTAATCAAGAAAGATTAGATGTTATATCAAATAATTTAGCTAACTCAACAACAGTAGGATATAAAAAGGTAGAAATCGGATTCAGGGATTTGTTGATGGAATCATTAGATAGAAAAGGGGTACCTTTAAATAATAAAGAATCTGAAATAGGAACTGGTGTAAGAACATCAGATTGGTTTAGAAATGATTCACAAGGTAATTTATTAGCAACTACAAAACCTACTGATGTAGCTATTGATGGAAATGGTTATTTTAAAATTATTGCACCAGATGGTGAAATTGCTTATACAAGAGATGGAGCATTATCAATTGATGGATATAATAGATTAGTAGATAATAGAGGAAATAAACTTGAGATAAATTTTTTACCCGGATTTTCAGAAGATAATGTTAAATTTACAAAAGATAATTTTGTGATAGATAAAAGTGGTCAACTTTTTATAAATGAACAAGGAACACTTAAACAAGTTGGAGAGATCCCTTTATATACGGCAGTTGGAGATAAGGCATTTATGTCTATTGGAGATAATTTATTTAAACCAATGCCAGGATCAGAAGTAATCAGAGCTAGTGATTTTAATTTATACCAAGGTAAATTAGAAGCATCTAACGTAGATATAGCAACTGAGTTTGCAGATATGATAATAACCCAAAGAGCATTTGAGTTAAACTCTAGAGGAGTAAAAACTGCAGATGAAATGTGGGGAATGGTAAATAATTTACGTTCTAAATAA
- a CDS encoding FliA/WhiG family RNA polymerase sigma factor has protein sequence MENQSALGDKGKIIENYIPLVKHLASRVMLGKTKYIEYEDLVSYGIVGLMDAINKYDATKGMKFSSYATIRIRGAMIDEIRKNRPISKGAMDKLAKYNESVERLQNKFMREPTLEEIAIDLNVTKEDISEIENYINYMSVVSLENIIYSDDDEVTIMGIIEDKNSPSPEETLEDKEKVEILAECINKLKEKDKIVLTLYYYEGLTLKEIGSVLQVSESRVCQLHSRAIRNLRALMKKIDYI, from the coding sequence ATGGAAAATCAAAGTGCTTTAGGAGATAAGGGAAAAATTATAGAAAATTATATACCTTTAGTAAAACATCTAGCATCTAGAGTAATGCTTGGTAAAACTAAATATATAGAATATGAAGATCTGGTAAGTTATGGTATAGTAGGACTTATGGATGCCATAAATAAATATGACGCTACAAAGGGTATGAAATTTTCTTCTTATGCAACAATTAGGATAAGAGGGGCTATGATTGATGAAATAAGAAAAAATAGACCTATATCTAAAGGTGCTATGGATAAGTTAGCTAAGTACAATGAGAGTGTAGAAAGATTACAAAATAAATTTATGAGAGAGCCTACCTTAGAAGAAATTGCAATAGATTTAAATGTAACTAAAGAAGATATTTCAGAAATAGAAAATTACATAAATTATATGTCAGTTGTATCCTTAGAAAACATAATTTATTCAGATGATGATGAAGTTACTATAATGGGGATAATAGAAGATAAAAATAGTCCATCTCCAGAGGAAACATTAGAAGATAAAGAAAAAGTTGAAATATTAGCTGAATGTATAAATAAATTGAAAGAAAAAGACAAAATTGTTTTGACATTATATTATTATGAAGGACTTACTTTAAAGGAAATAGGTTCAGTTTTACAAGTTTCAGAATCAAGAGTTTGTCAATTACATAGTAGAGCCATTAGAAATCTTAGAGCATTGATGAAAAAAATAGATTACATATAG
- a CDS encoding flagellar brake protein codes for MAKLELKVNNRLDVIKGKWRYKSIVQDIKDNCLQISVPVIKGRYLTLQNKEDIKIIYYDNNSNLFNFNCKVIERGKDGNIIYYKLSLPYDIKKIQRRDFVRVKIFEFIEYKKVGEILEDKEYENTSYRAILLDLSGGGMKIKSKENLNIGELLLIDINYDDTAVKVKGNVVRGKKKEDSYFYGISFLNIDSKTREKIIKVVFSIMRKQRELI; via the coding sequence ATGGCTAAATTAGAATTGAAGGTAAATAATAGATTAGATGTTATTAAAGGAAAGTGGAGATATAAGAGTATAGTGCAAGATATTAAAGATAACTGTTTACAAATAAGTGTTCCAGTTATTAAAGGAAGATATCTTACATTACAAAATAAAGAAGATATTAAAATAATATATTATGATAATAACTCTAATCTATTCAATTTTAATTGTAAGGTAATTGAGAGAGGTAAAGATGGAAATATAATTTATTATAAATTAAGTCTTCCTTATGATATAAAGAAAATACAAAGAAGAGATTTTGTAAGAGTTAAAATTTTTGAGTTTATAGAGTATAAAAAAGTAGGGGAAATATTAGAAGATAAAGAATATGAAAATACATCATATAGAGCTATATTATTAGATTTAAGTGGCGGGGGAATGAAAATAAAATCCAAAGAAAATCTAAATATAGGGGAGCTTTTATTGATAGACATTAATTATGATGATACAGCTGTTAAGGTAAAAGGTAATGTAGTAAGGGGTAAAAAGAAAGAAGATAGTTATTTTTATGGAATCAGTTTTCTAAACATAGATAGTAAAACAAGAGAGAAAATAATAAAAGTTGTATTTAGTATTATGAGAAAACAAAGAGAGTTAATTTAG
- the thiI gene encoding tRNA uracil 4-sulfurtransferase ThiI, whose translation MNRLILVKYASEIFLKGLNRNKFEKKLRDNIKKKLKGLEYEIIIDQGRYFIKSDNIEEAVERVRKVFGISEVCIVTETKRDMQAIKEEALKKVREANPKTFKIETNRANKVFPKTSLETSKEVGGYVVHHIDGIEVNVKKPECLVNIEIREKAYIYTTNDKVKGVGGLPYGINGSTMLMLSGGIDSPVAGYLMARRGVELNCVYYHSHPYTSERAKDKVKNLAKILTTYTEKVNLYIVPFTEIQMSIINGCKEDELTIIMRRFMMRVACTIAEEKGIQSVSSGESIGQVASQTMEGLMVSNDCADRPVFRPLIAMDKTDIMDIAREIGTYETSILPYEDCCTIFVPKHPKTKPRVDLIRKSEESLDIDRLVKEAIENTELVIFN comes from the coding sequence ATGAATAGATTAATCTTAGTTAAATATGCATCAGAAATATTTTTAAAAGGATTAAATAGAAATAAATTTGAGAAGAAACTTAGAGATAATATTAAGAAAAAGCTTAAAGGTTTAGAATATGAAATAATAATAGATCAAGGTAGATATTTTATAAAATCAGACAATATAGAAGAAGCAGTAGAAAGAGTTAGAAAAGTATTTGGAATATCAGAAGTATGTATAGTTACAGAAACAAAAAGAGATATGCAAGCTATAAAAGAAGAAGCTTTAAAGAAAGTTAGAGAAGCAAATCCAAAGACATTTAAAATAGAAACTAATAGAGCAAATAAAGTTTTTCCTAAAACTTCTTTAGAAACTTCAAAAGAAGTAGGTGGATATGTTGTTCATCATATAGATGGAATTGAAGTTAATGTTAAAAAGCCAGAGTGTTTAGTAAATATTGAAATAAGAGAAAAAGCATACATATATACAACTAATGATAAGGTTAAAGGTGTTGGTGGACTCCCTTATGGAATTAATGGAAGTACAATGCTTATGTTATCAGGAGGAATAGATTCACCAGTTGCGGGGTATTTAATGGCAAGAAGAGGTGTTGAATTAAATTGTGTATATTATCACAGTCATCCATATACATCAGAAAGAGCAAAAGATAAAGTAAAGAATCTTGCTAAAATATTAACTACATATACAGAAAAAGTGAATCTTTATATAGTTCCATTTACAGAAATCCAAATGTCTATAATAAATGGGTGTAAAGAAGATGAATTAACTATAATTATGAGAAGGTTTATGATGAGAGTTGCATGTACAATTGCTGAAGAAAAGGGGATACAATCAGTTTCCTCAGGGGAAAGTATAGGGCAAGTTGCAAGTCAAACTATGGAAGGATTGATGGTAAGCAATGATTGTGCGGATAGACCAGTATTTAGACCTTTAATAGCAATGGATAAAACAGATATAATGGATATAGCAAGAGAAATAGGAACGTATGAAACATCAATTTTACCATATGAAGATTGTTGTACTATATTTGTTCCTAAACATCCAAAAACTAAACCTAGGGTTGATTTAATAAGAAAGTCAGAAGAATCTTTAGATATAGACAGATTAGTAAAAGAAGCAATAGAAAATACTGAATTAGTAATATTTAATTAA
- a CDS encoding ACT domain-containing protein codes for MKGNYLVIDKRVLPEVFEKVVKAKRLIEERKVKDVTEATKTVEISRSVYYKYKDFVFEFSQTDIGKKVTLNLIIEDRKGALSCILNYISNEGGSIITINQGVPMNKMANLSITVDISNLRCDLKNWLNEIEKLEYVGKVEFIAME; via the coding sequence ATGAAGGGAAATTATTTAGTAATTGATAAAAGAGTATTGCCAGAGGTTTTTGAAAAGGTAGTAAAAGCAAAAAGATTAATAGAAGAAAGAAAAGTTAAAGATGTTACAGAAGCAACTAAAACTGTAGAAATTAGTAGAAGTGTTTATTATAAATACAAGGATTTTGTATTTGAGTTTTCACAAACTGATATTGGAAAGAAGGTAACCTTAAACCTTATAATAGAAGATAGAAAAGGAGCATTATCATGCATATTAAATTATATTTCTAATGAGGGTGGAAGTATAATTACGATTAATCAAGGAGTACCAATGAATAAAATGGCTAATTTAAGTATAACAGTTGATATATCAAATTTAAGGTGTGATTTGAAAAATTGGTTAAATGAAATAGAAAAGTTAGAATATGTTGGTAAAGTTGAATTTATAGCAATGGAGTAA
- a CDS encoding flagellar hook-basal body complex protein — MIRSLYTSVSGLISLENRQSNINNNMANANTTGFKGDNLAIKSFDEVMLQNRDKVSGNKNVTQKLGTLSLGAKIDSVDTMFTQGMLKSTNKPSDFAIDGRGFFAVKRGNETLFTRDGNFKVDNDGYLVNLSRDKVLGVNKTTGAMEPIFVGNNKFDLDKYNNLNIGGKITHTLSTADFEDYSKLKKIGDNYYRGDNPVYNARVTVKQGYLEASNINIANEMVEMMTTMRNFETNQKMIQTIDETLGKAANEVGSVR; from the coding sequence GTGATTAGAAGTTTATATACATCTGTATCAGGTTTAATTTCATTAGAAAATAGACAATCTAATATAAATAATAATATGGCAAATGCTAATACAACAGGATTTAAAGGCGATAATTTAGCTATTAAGAGTTTTGATGAAGTTATGCTTCAAAATAGGGATAAAGTATCTGGAAATAAAAATGTGACTCAAAAGTTAGGTACCCTAAGTTTAGGAGCTAAAATAGATAGTGTAGATACAATGTTTACACAAGGTATGTTAAAATCCACAAATAAGCCTTCTGATTTTGCAATAGATGGAAGAGGCTTTTTTGCAGTTAAAAGAGGAAATGAGACTTTATTTACTAGGGACGGAAATTTTAAAGTAGATAATGATGGATATTTAGTTAATTTAAGTAGAGATAAAGTTCTTGGAGTAAATAAAACTACAGGAGCAATGGAGCCGATTTTTGTAGGTAATAATAAATTTGATTTAGACAAATATAATAATCTTAATATAGGTGGAAAAATTACTCATACTTTATCTACAGCTGATTTTGAAGATTATAGCAAACTTAAAAAAATAGGTGACAATTATTATAGAGGAGATAATCCTGTATATAATGCTAGAGTAACAGTTAAACAAGGATATTTAGAAGCTTCAAATATAAATATAGCAAATGAAATGGTAGAAATGATGACAACAATGAGAAACTTTGAAACCAATCAAAAAATGATACAAACTATTGATGAAACTTTAGGAAAAGCTGCTAACGAAGTAGGATCAGTAAGATAG
- a CDS encoding putative manganese-dependent inorganic diphosphatase, with product MKDLIYVTGHKNPDSDSICAAYAYAEFKNKTGDLPAIPVRLGNVNQETQFILDYFGVEAPRFLKTVKLKVEDLQFDNIAPVSPDISLKTAWHIMKEKNIKTLPVADGNDHLLGVLAISNLTSCYMDIWDNRILAKSNTSLDNIVDTLSAKEINVDESRKSFPGKITVTAMQPGSMKDHIEEGDIAIVGDREEAQDALLDLNISLMIITGSHIPTDAIINKAKEKNITIIVTPYDSFTASRLIIQSIPVGYVMVKDNLISFSTDDLVDDIKGIMIETRFRSYPVTDINGRVLGTVSRYHLISNFKKKIIQVDHNERGQSVDGLEDAEVLEIIDHHRVADIQTNNPIFFRNEPVGSTSTIVAKSFFENGIRPSKQAAGLLCGAIISDTLLFRSPTCTNQDKHICKKLAEIADINIDEFAKAMFKAGTSLKGKTVEQIFNQDFKPFTIEDTKVGIAQVNTMDIEGFMPLKEEMLAYMETKAKEANLDMVMLLLTDILNEGSQILVAGERPEIVEKAFKVTLKDNTTFLDGVLSRKKQVVPPITSSITSS from the coding sequence TTGAAAGATTTAATTTATGTTACTGGACATAAGAATCCAGATTCTGACTCAATTTGTGCAGCATATGCATACGCAGAGTTTAAGAATAAAACAGGAGATCTACCAGCTATTCCTGTAAGATTAGGAAATGTAAATCAAGAAACTCAATTTATTCTTGATTACTTTGGAGTAGAAGCTCCAAGATTTTTAAAAACTGTTAAGCTTAAAGTAGAAGATTTACAATTTGATAATATAGCACCAGTTTCACCTGACATTTCATTAAAAACAGCATGGCACATTATGAAAGAAAAGAATATAAAAACATTACCAGTTGCTGATGGAAATGATCATTTACTAGGGGTTTTAGCTATATCAAACCTAACTTCATGTTATATGGATATATGGGATAATAGAATACTAGCTAAAAGTAATACATCCCTTGATAACATAGTAGATACTTTATCTGCAAAAGAAATAAACGTTGATGAATCAAGAAAATCTTTCCCTGGAAAAATAACAGTTACTGCTATGCAACCTGGAAGTATGAAAGATCACATAGAAGAAGGAGATATTGCAATAGTTGGAGATAGAGAAGAAGCTCAAGATGCATTATTAGATTTAAATATCTCATTAATGATAATAACAGGCTCTCATATTCCTACTGATGCTATAATTAATAAAGCTAAGGAAAAAAATATAACTATTATAGTTACTCCTTATGATTCATTTACTGCATCAAGACTTATAATACAAAGTATCCCAGTTGGATATGTTATGGTTAAGGATAACTTAATTTCATTCTCAACTGATGATTTAGTAGATGATATTAAAGGAATAATGATTGAAACAAGATTTAGAAGCTATCCTGTTACTGATATAAACGGTAGAGTTTTAGGTACGGTTTCAAGATATCATTTAATTTCAAACTTTAAAAAGAAAATAATTCAAGTAGACCATAATGAAAGGGGTCAATCTGTAGATGGACTTGAAGATGCAGAAGTATTAGAAATTATAGATCATCACAGAGTTGCTGATATACAAACTAATAACCCTATATTCTTCAGAAATGAGCCTGTTGGAAGTACTTCAACAATTGTTGCTAAAAGCTTCTTTGAAAATGGCATAAGACCTTCTAAACAAGCAGCTGGTCTTTTATGTGGAGCTATAATTTCAGATACATTATTATTTAGAAGTCCAACTTGTACAAACCAAGATAAACATATTTGTAAAAAGCTTGCTGAAATAGCGGATATTAATATAGATGAATTTGCTAAAGCAATGTTTAAAGCTGGTACTTCTTTAAAGGGTAAAACAGTTGAACAAATATTCAACCAAGATTTTAAGCCTTTTACAATAGAAGATACTAAGGTTGGTATTGCTCAAGTAAATACAATGGATATCGAAGGCTTTATGCCTCTTAAGGAAGAAATGTTAGCTTACATGGAAACTAAGGCTAAAGAAGCTAATTTAGATATGGTTATGTTATTACTTACTGATATATTAAATGAAGGCTCTCAAATACTAGTTGCCGGTGAAAGACCTGAAATAGTAGAGAAAGCATTTAAAGTAACCCTAAAGGACAATACGACTTTCCTTGATGGTGTTTTATCAAGAAAGAAACAAGTTGTTCCTCCAATAACATCTTCAATAACATCTTCATAA
- a CDS encoding YbjQ family protein — protein sequence MIILTTNDFPGKNIKEVKGIVQGSTVQCKHLGRDIGAGFRNLVGGEMKAYKDMLDDSRKIAIERMVEEGKLLGANAILGFKLMSSTVAAGASEMVAYGTAVIVE from the coding sequence ATGATAATCTTAACTACAAATGATTTTCCCGGTAAAAATATTAAAGAAGTAAAAGGTATAGTTCAAGGCAGCACTGTCCAATGCAAACATCTTGGTAGAGATATTGGTGCTGGCTTTAGAAACCTTGTTGGTGGAGAAATGAAAGCCTACAAAGATATGCTAGATGATTCAAGAAAAATTGCTATAGAAAGAATGGTGGAAGAGGGAAAATTACTAGGAGCTAATGCTATACTAGGTTTTAAATTAATGTCATCTACCGTAGCTGCTGGTGCTTCTGAAATGGTTGCTTATGGAACTGCCGTTATTGTAGAATAA
- a CDS encoding calcium-translocating P-type ATPase, SERCA-type gives MLQEREISRGLTTKEAENRQKTYGLNELSHKKKTSPVIIFLSQFNDFITWVLIAATIISGIMGDKADAITILIIVVVNAILGFVQEYRTEKSLEALKDLAAPTCKVLRDGALKVINSIEVTIGDLIILEAGDRVPADGTFIEASSIMVDESLLTGESVGVSKDTKKDKNQGYMGTTILKGRGILLVDGIGMKTEMGKIADLLDNIEEEKSPLRERLDSLGKVLVALCLVICAVVTVLGILRGNAIGEMFMLGVSLAVAAIPEGLAAIVTVALALGVSRMLKKNALVRKLPAVETLGCTSVICSDKTGTLTQNKMTVKEIYMNGRIYEIEKEKLTNHTMMMKALIYCNDCNYDFNVKNIDKALHGDPTETALIKAFFKDVPLLEAFISNSNRIYDIPFDSTRKMMSVIVREGTKETCYMKGAPERVIDRCSYILENGVVKPLTSQKKKQVAAFIEAMSNRALRCIAAAYKEEGLVKNENLEKGLIFLGVAGSIDPPRLEVRDAVLKCKLAGIQPVMITGDHKNTALAIAKSINICNTEDQAITGEEIEKLTDEELMKKVNKVRVFARVSPNHKLRIVKAFKKQNKIVAMTGDGVNDAPAIKEADIGVAMGISGTDVTKEAAAMVLMDDNFATIVSAVEEGRVIYDNIRKFIRYLLSCNLGEVLTMFLASLFYMPNPLTPIQILFVNLATDGLPAIALGVDPADKDIMRQQPREKGESIFARGLWSKILVRGCLIGICTLLAFMTGRYYEMDLVTCRTLALTTLVMSQLLHVFECRSERHSIFEIKLFTNPYLVGACTISTLMVCSILYIPFLSSIFNTVPLMFNHWTIVLFYSGVIFLINSVYLLVKSKK, from the coding sequence GTGCTACAAGAAAGAGAAATAAGCAGAGGATTAACCACAAAAGAAGCGGAAAATAGGCAAAAAACATATGGATTAAATGAATTATCTCACAAAAAGAAAACATCACCAGTAATTATCTTTTTATCTCAATTTAATGACTTTATTACTTGGGTGCTTATTGCAGCTACTATAATATCAGGAATAATGGGAGACAAAGCAGATGCCATAACTATTCTTATTATAGTTGTTGTAAATGCTATTTTAGGCTTTGTTCAAGAGTATAGGACAGAAAAATCATTAGAAGCCTTAAAAGACTTAGCGGCTCCAACTTGCAAGGTTTTAAGAGATGGTGCTTTAAAAGTTATAAATTCAATAGAAGTAACTATTGGAGATCTTATAATTTTAGAGGCTGGAGATAGAGTTCCAGCAGATGGTACTTTTATTGAAGCTTCTTCAATAATGGTGGATGAATCACTTTTAACAGGAGAATCAGTTGGAGTATCAAAAGATACTAAAAAAGATAAAAATCAAGGGTATATGGGAACTACAATTTTAAAAGGTAGAGGGATTTTACTTGTTGATGGTATAGGAATGAAAACAGAAATGGGTAAAATAGCAGATCTTTTAGATAATATTGAAGAAGAAAAATCACCACTTAGAGAAAGATTAGATTCTTTAGGTAAGGTATTAGTTGCTTTATGTTTAGTTATTTGTGCAGTTGTTACTGTTTTAGGTATTTTACGTGGGAATGCAATTGGGGAAATGTTTATGCTTGGAGTTTCTTTAGCAGTTGCAGCCATACCAGAAGGACTTGCAGCAATAGTAACAGTAGCACTAGCACTTGGTGTATCAAGAATGCTTAAGAAGAATGCTTTAGTAAGGAAGTTACCGGCAGTAGAAACTTTAGGGTGTACATCAGTTATATGCTCAGATAAAACAGGTACTTTAACTCAAAATAAAATGACTGTAAAAGAAATATATATGAATGGAAGAATTTACGAAATTGAAAAAGAAAAGCTTACAAATCATACTATGATGATGAAAGCTTTAATTTATTGTAACGATTGTAATTACGATTTTAATGTTAAAAACATAGATAAGGCTCTTCATGGAGATCCGACAGAAACAGCTTTAATAAAAGCATTCTTTAAAGATGTACCATTGCTAGAAGCTTTTATATCAAATTCAAATAGAATTTATGATATTCCATTTGATTCAACAAGGAAAATGATGAGTGTTATTGTTAGAGAAGGAACTAAGGAAACTTGTTATATGAAAGGAGCACCAGAAAGAGTAATAGATAGATGTAGCTATATACTAGAAAATGGTGTAGTAAAACCTCTTACATCCCAAAAGAAAAAACAAGTAGCTGCATTTATTGAAGCTATGTCTAATAGAGCCCTAAGATGTATTGCAGCTGCGTATAAAGAAGAGGGGTTAGTAAAAAATGAAAACCTTGAAAAGGGGCTTATTTTCTTAGGGGTGGCAGGAAGTATAGATCCACCAAGATTAGAAGTTAGAGATGCTGTACTTAAATGTAAATTAGCGGGAATTCAACCTGTAATGATAACAGGAGATCATAAAAATACGGCATTAGCAATTGCAAAGTCTATAAATATTTGCAATACTGAGGATCAAGCAATAACAGGAGAAGAAATAGAAAAGCTAACTGATGAGGAATTAATGAAAAAGGTTAACAAAGTTAGAGTATTTGCAAGGGTATCTCCAAACCATAAGCTTAGAATAGTAAAAGCCTTTAAAAAACAAAATAAAATAGTTGCTATGACAGGGGATGGAGTAAATGATGCCCCAGCAATTAAAGAAGCTGATATAGGAGTAGCAATGGGAATTTCAGGAACAGATGTAACTAAAGAAGCTGCTGCAATGGTATTAATGGATGATAATTTTGCAACAATTGTATCTGCTGTAGAAGAAGGTAGAGTCATATATGATAATATAAGAAAGTTTATAAGATATTTATTATCATGTAATTTAGGTGAAGTTTTAACAATGTTTTTAGCATCACTTTTTTATATGCCAAATCCTCTTACTCCAATACAAATATTATTTGTAAATTTAGCCACTGATGGACTTCCAGCAATTGCATTAGGTGTAGATCCAGCAGATAAGGATATAATGAGACAACAGCCAAGAGAAAAGGGTGAAAGTATTTTTGCAAGGGGACTGTGGTCTAAAATTTTAGTTAGAGGATGTTTAATAGGTATATGTACATTATTAGCATTTATGACAGGTAGATATTATGAAATGGATTTAGTTACATGTAGAACTTTAGCTTTAACCACTTTAGTAATGTCTCAACTTTTACATGTATTCGAATGTAGATCTGAAAGACATTCTATATTCGAAATAAAGTTATTTACTAATCCATATTTAGTTGGAGCTTGCACTATATCAACATTAATGGTTTGTAGTATACTTTATATACCATTTTTATCAAGTATATTTAATACTGTTCCACTAATGTTTAATCATTGGACAATTGTATTGTTTTATTCAGGTGTAATTTTCTTGATAAATAGTGTTTATTTATTAGTAAAATCAAAGAAATAA
- a CDS encoding cysteine desulfurase family protein, giving the protein MGIYFDNSSTTKPYEEVINEVVRGMREVYGNPSSLHGLGIKAEKKLNEVREYLSSTINSSKDEIYFTSGGSESNNLIINGLVKSGHHLITTVFEHHSVLKVCERLEKEGVKVTYLDVDEYGRISLEDLKESITKNTVLVSIMHVNNEMGTIQDIESIGKIIKENSSRAKFHVDAVQSYGKLPIDVKKMNIDMLSVAGHKFHGPKGSGFTFIKKGIVLNPLISGGSQESGVRAGTQNLPAIMGLKKAAEMVIENIDYNYKKVLDIKSYMISRLENIKDIRINSPLDKNFTPYILNVSFRGIKAEVLLHLLEEQDIYVSTGSACTSKSSISKGSYVMKSLKISKADIESAIRFSFSEENSKEEVNKVIEVLENSLKFLRRVKR; this is encoded by the coding sequence ATGGGAATTTATTTTGATAATAGTTCAACAACAAAGCCATATGAAGAAGTTATTAATGAAGTAGTAAGGGGGATGAGAGAGGTTTATGGAAATCCTTCTTCACTTCATGGCCTTGGAATAAAGGCAGAGAAAAAGCTTAATGAAGTTAGAGAGTATTTATCATCTACAATTAACTCAAGCAAAGATGAAATTTATTTTACCTCTGGAGGAAGTGAATCAAATAATTTAATTATAAATGGATTAGTAAAATCAGGACATCATTTAATAACTACAGTATTTGAACATCATTCAGTATTAAAGGTGTGTGAAAGATTAGAAAAAGAAGGAGTAAAGGTTACATATCTAGATGTTGATGAATATGGAAGAATCTCATTAGAAGATTTAAAAGAATCAATAACTAAGAATACTGTTCTTGTTTCTATAATGCATGTAAATAATGAAATGGGAACTATACAAGATATAGAATCAATAGGTAAGATTATTAAAGAAAATTCATCGAGAGCAAAATTTCATGTTGATGCAGTTCAATCATATGGAAAGTTACCAATTGATGTAAAGAAAATGAATATAGATATGTTATCAGTAGCAGGTCATAAATTTCATGGACCTAAAGGAAGCGGATTTACATTTATAAAAAAGGGAATAGTCTTAAATCCTCTTATAAGTGGTGGAAGTCAAGAATCTGGAGTAAGAGCCGGAACTCAAAATTTACCAGCTATTATGGGTCTTAAAAAAGCAGCAGAAATGGTTATAGAAAATATTGATTATAATTATAAAAAAGTATTAGATATAAAAAGTTATATGATAAGTAGATTAGAAAATATTAAAGATATAAGGATTAATAGCCCATTAGATAAAAATTTTACACCATATATATTAAATGTGTCTTTTAGAGGGATAAAAGCAGAAGTTTTACTACATTTATTAGAAGAGCAAGATATATATGTTTCCACAGGATCAGCATGTACATCAAAAAGTAGTATTTCAAAGGGAAGTTATGTTATGAAATCATTAAAGATTTCAAAGGCAGACATAGAAAGTGCTATTAGATTTTCTTTCAGTGAAGAAAACTCAAAGGAAGAAGTTAATAAGGTGATAGAGGTATTAGAAAATTCATTAAAGTTTTTAAGGAGAGTAAAGAGATGA